Genomic segment of Ascochyta rabiei chromosome 15, complete sequence:
GCTgcgcctgctgctgctccgaCACCGTTGGCAGCTCCGCCGACCGGTGTGGGCTTTGGTGTCGACAGGTTCGGGAGGAGGTTGAATACGTCTTGTAGATTGCCAAGAATCGCGTGGTTCACGGGCAGGTCTTCATCGAGGACCTTTTGCAGGTACTGCCCGATATCGCGCAGTCGCAGATGCAGGCCTTGCAGCGACTGGAGTTGCGAAGTAATACGGGTGGAGAGAGTGCCGACTGCAACGTCGCGGATATCACGGAGAAGGTGCTCGACACCAATctcttctgcttcttctgcttcgATTATCGAGGGTGTGTGGACGAAGGTCTTGGAGGTTGTTGTGCCGTCCTGGGATCAGATGAGTATTGCAATGGAGATTCAGGTAAAGCTAAGACTTACATCCTTGATCTCTTCGACGGCGAAGTAGGCGTCTGTTGGCACGCCCACCTCCTTCGGCTGCACGTCGATGATGACGAGCAGAGGGTTTGGTGTGTAGCGCTTGAATAGCTCGTTGACCTCCAAGTCTGATGCGCGCAGCTTGGGCCCTGTGTGATACCAGCCGATGAGCTTCTCGCGTGCGTTGATCTTCTTGAACATGTCGTTCATCGACTCGACGTAGTTGTGGTCCAAGAACCATACCGATGGGTCTTTCTCGTCCTCCTCGAACGGTACTGTATCTGCTGTCAGCTTCTGTTGTGCTGGACGAGAAggccccgccgccgccgtgaCGAGCAGGCGGCAAACGGGCGGTTCAGCGCCTACACACCTGCGAAGCTGTTCGACACCCTGACGTTGGTGCCATCGTTCTGTCCCAAAAGCACACCGACTACTCGTTTCCGTGTCCCCTTTGCCTGGCGGCCGTAGTGATCTGCTGCCGAGAGGAGCACGAGCGGCGCAACCGAGACGGTGCGGGTCACGAGTGACAGCGTCTCTGCTGTCGTGGCGGGCATCGCTGATCTGTGCTGTTTTGCTGTGTCGTCAAGGTGGGGGTGTGGCGTGGGAAGTCTAACAGAGGCGGCGTTCGTTGGTGGCGGGCGAGCTTGCGGATGGGTGTTGATGCGGCTCTGTGATGCTCACGAAGTTCGGAATACGTACTAGGCCCTGTCCTACTGGCCCGTGCTTTAGCTCCAGACACAGGTATGTACTGACCAAGAGCAAGTGGTTGTATTTTATCAAGTTTCAAACTGGCTCTTATTCTCCGGCAATACCTTCTCAACTCAATCAGATATAAGAGGCTTCAACGTGAGCCGTATGAATCAGCAACGCATGGCTTCGCAGCGACATCCAAGAGGTACGACAATCATATCATTACATCGATGGCTCAAGCATACAAAGTATCTGGTATCTAAGAAGTTACGTGCAGTAAGGAGGTAGAAAAGACAAAAAAGAGAAGCCCGCAGTGGTTTTACAACGTGGTCGTCGAAAAATAGTACTGGTCCCACAAGAATTCGTAGTCCTCGATAACACCGCCGGCAATGTCGAGAATGGGCTTGCTCTTCAGCTTTCGCGTGATAGCGTGTATCCAGGATCTGCCTCTGTCAGTCAAGTTTCGCGCAGATAGAGAGTTGTCTTACTTTGTGATGTTCTCGTAGAAGGCGCCACGCATCGTCCACCACCCAAGTGCCCAAGCACGCTTCTTCAGCTCTTCCCTTTCGAGACCAGTCAGTCCCCGCAGCCCACCAGCCAGACGCTCCTGGAAATCTTTCTTTGCAAGCTGCCTAGCACCGTACTCGATGCTCACACCAATCAGCCATGGTCGCCAGCTCTTCCTGTCGCCACTGAAGTGCTGCATGGCTAGCGCATACGCGACCGGTCTCAGAATGTACAGAGCTTCCGCCAGCTCGCCCTTGCCACTGACACGGTGGAGCAAAGCCTTTGGTGGCTTTATATCGTCTGCTGTAAGCACCTTGGACAAGAGATAGCTCGAGATGTCTGACGAATCAGGTAGGCTGGGCATGGATAGGCCTGTCCTCGGCATGGTCCAGTTCTCGGCCTCCACCGAACGTTCACTCGGTGGGGTGTCCATGCCATCTGCAGAAGCCGACGAGTCTTCTAGCGAGCTTGGGTCGATCTCTCTTTGCGGCAGGGGTGGCGATAGAAGTGGCCTCGAGTTCGTCAAccggagcagcagcagtcgGCAGACAGCCTTGATGATCTCCAACAGTACCACCACTCGCCATCTCATCTTCTCGCCTTTCCTCTTCGCCGCCATCTCCCACAAAAGTTCAGTGAATTGGAGCATCTGGAGGACAGTCGCGATGCGTTTGTACGTTGGCGACTTTTCAGTCCAGAACTTGGTGTAGCGGTGGTGCGGGGTGAGCGGCTGTCGTCGCGTCCCAGGCATCTGCGCCATTGCTTTGGCGAGGAGGGTGTCATGGTACAACGAGAGGCATTGCACACCGCAGTGCACTGTGAGGTGTTAGTCAGCTGTGTCCGTGGAAATGAGGGGGGTCGCGCGTGCGTGATTCAGATGCGATCTCTGATTCTCGGAATCGTCCTGGCCCATGTTAGCGACCTGCCAGGTTCAAGACGAAGCCATGCAAATGTACCAGGGATGATGTATGTGAGTGATCGCAGCGCCGACTCTATTTGTGAAACTGCGCTGCTGTTCTTGGTGATGAAGTCAGAGTACATGCCCAGCCACTTGGTGGGCTGCGACAGCACCTCGGTCGCGCCGTGCGTCGCTTCTTTAATCGTCATCGCGGTCGCGCCCGTCAGTGGGTGGTTCAGTGGCTACGTTGGATCCAGCACATGAGCTGGTGTTGAAGAGATGCGCTGCGCATGGGCGTGATATCGAACGCATGGAGTGAAGTCATGTCGCGTGGCTGCCGAGGTCCGGCTTCCCCAGACCCATCCACAAAGCTTGAGGCGGCAACACGTACCATGTGACAGCGCGCTCTAGATCATGTCCTCGCATTTCGATAAATGTCGAAGCTGCGCGTCCGCTCAATCTTACAATTAAAGTCATCTTAGGCATTGCTTTTGAACTTACATTAGCTCTCGGATGGCAGAGACCTCCAGATACAAGCATGTGATCGCCCTCAATTATGAGGGAGACTTACAGCTTTACAGTATCATACCCTTACAAGTATTTCGACAATCGCTTCTCTCTGTCAATTCAACACTGCTACCAAACGCTACTGACGATCTCTAGCTCTTCTGCAACTTGCAATCATTGGCCATCTTCACCCTTTGAAAAGTACAAAGAGCAGTGTAAAGCCCACCGGTCAAGCAATGGAAGGCGATGTTCAGACGGACGTTATCCTCGTAGGGTGATTTTTTCTCCTTGTCGTGTTACGTCAAAAGGGCGGTTGGCTGCTGCAAAGATACATTTCTGACGGACATGTGACTACGCGTTTTGCTAATTGCTAAGACGCGAGACCATACTCTTTAGAGACTCACATGAGCCACGTCCGTAACACCTGCTACTCACCGGTGCAAGATTGCTAAGCACAATCCACTTCTTAGAGCTTAGTGGCCGGTATATCTTGTTGTATAAGAGCGAGGGTTCGGTTGGAGCGAAAGGACAGACATTGAAGGATTTGCATCTACTCGCAAAATCCATCTCAATTTCAATCGACGCGTTCCCAGAAGACAGCCATCTCAGCCGCTCAAGATGACCACGACAACATCCACCAGAATACCAGTGCCGCAGGTCCCCATCTCTCCCAGCCAGGACCCACTCTTCACTGCAATAAACGCATACGTGCACACCTACATGTCGCAGTACGACAATTCGCACGACTACCAGCACATCCTCCGCGTCGTATCAAACGCCAACCGCATCCTCCAAGACGAACTCAGCACCAACCCATCCACATCCTACGACACCACCAGTCTCTTCCTAGCCGCCCTTCTCCACGACGTCGGAGACCACAAGTACGCCAAACCAGACGAAGACACGTCGACCAAAATCCACACCATCCTCCTCGCCCACGGCGCCGAAGCCTCCCTCGCAGCAAAAGTCCAAACCATTGTCCACCACGTCAGCTACACCAACGAAGTGCGCAACCCAGAATCCGTCACCGCCGTGCTGGCGCAGCACCCGGAGCTGGCCATCGTGCAGGACGCGGATCGGCTCGACGCCATTGGCGCTGTTGGAATCGGACGTTGTTTTTCTTTCGGCGCGGCCAGGTTCCCCGACCAGCCTATGGGGCGGGCTATCGATCATTTTGAAGAGAAGCTGTACAAGCTCGAGGACATGATGAAGACGGCGAGTGGGAAGCAGATGGCGAGGAGGCGGACGGATGTGCTGAGGGGTTTTGCGAGGGAGTGgagggaagaggaggtgtTGAGCTTTCGGTTGAGCTGAGTTGAACGGGATGTGGATTGAGGATGATGGGGCTGGGTTGGGTTGGGATCATAGAAGTAATCTGCTAGCATGGCTTTAACACGTGTTCTTCACTTACACAAATCCACGAAAAATGGCAGACGAATTACCGTAATGTATTCAAATATTAGTACGCATGTTTGTGCGTCGTTCAGCAGTAAGGTGACGAGATGTTGCGCAATATCAGTCAACGCTCAGGGCACCGCTCGCCAACTGAAATTGCAACCACAAATGTGTGCGACAGTGACCAACTTAAATGATTAAAGATACGTAATGATGTAGTAAAGAAGCGTAAACATCCCTCCTCACGCGGTGGCTATCGCAGGCTGCTACTACCATTGATCCTGTTGTCACCAGCACCGTTCGTTGGCGGTGTTGCAAACTGCATCGGGCTTGGCTGACCGCCCGCTCGCAAGGTCAGTTTGCTGTTGGAAGGTGTTCCTTCTGTAAATGATCCCATCGACCCGTCATCCAACGGTGTAGCATCCGACTCGTCTAGCTCCATGGGCATATCGCCCACCGGTGGCGGTGGAGGCGGTGGAGGCGCTGGTGGCTCGTCTGTCCGCAAACGTATGTTGCGAGGCGAACTGTCCGCTTCGTCTTCCCTCTTGCGCTTCAGTTCCGAAGAGGAGTCGTTTGGCGAAACGTCAACCTCGGCCATGGCTTCACAAGGGTCGTCCATGTCGATTTGGGGTGTGTCCGGTGTTGCACCCTTATCGTCTTGTGCTGCATCGACACGAGCTGCTTTCGCCTTCCCACgttcctccttcttctttacGGCTTTGTCCATGAAATCCTTGACGTAGTTCTTAACCGTCTTCTCGTGTTTCGAGCTAAGCTTAGCAGCGGGGTCCTTCACGCGTCTGGACTTGTAGTCGCCTCTGACGAGCTTCTTGGCCACCTCTTTCGAAAGACGCTTGAGGTCGTCCTTCTCAAGCTTCTTACGGTAGTGTGCAGCTACGGACATGACGTGTGGAGAGAGCTGTGACGATTAGTTATCTGCTCTGCATTTGCATGTCCTGCACTTACAGTGGCCTCATAGATCCTTTCCTGCTTCTCCTGGGGCAGACTTCGCCACTTCTCGCTCTTGTGTTTCCGGTCCTTTGATTCGTCGGCAGCAGGCTGTGGGGTCGTCGAGTCTGATGGTACGGTAGGAGTGACGTTGGCGGTGATGCTAGAGATGATGTCTTGCAGGAGTTGCGTGTCCGTCTTGGATTTgggtggcggcggtggaggCTGATTGGCCGGCATAGTAGGTCGCTGCCACTGCGTCGTTCCTGAGGAATTGTAATAGTAAGTTGAGCCGTTGTCGGAATTCGCCTGGAACCAGCCGGGAGGCAGAGGATTGAAAGGCCGTGATCGAGGAGCTGGACGAGGACCCTGGAAGAAACCACTGGCAGGCCCTCTTGGAGCATTGACAACACGAGGACCTGATGGAGCATTCAAGTTGGCTGGTCCTTTTGGCGCAGCTGTGGTAGATGGAGATTTTGACCTAGATCTTGATCGCTCGCGACCTCTCTCGCGACGTTCAAAATGGTTCTCAGTACGGAGAGGTGTGCTTGCGTTAGGATCCCTCTTCATGCGCGGTATCCGGTAAGCAATCTCCAGCTTACTCCACGCTGCAAGAAGCTTCTCTGCTGATTCTTCTACGCGCTCATCCCCACAACTCTTGAGCTTCTCTACCGCCTCCTCAATCTTCGAGTCTTGGATCTTGTTTCGAGTGATACGCGGCAGCTTGTGCAGAATGTCTAGAACCTGCATGACGACGTTGAAATCATCCATCCAGGTGGTTAGAGTTTTCTTAAAGGTTTCGTAACCGTGCATACGAATGATACGGTGGCCGACCTTATCACTATCACTTTGCTGTATGCGGCTGAGGAGCTTGACGGCAATCCACTTCTCTGTGCATTGTCGCAAAGCTGCCATGACCTTGGGTACCCCATCGTCTTCGAGTGACCGTGGCTGCAGATCGTTGACGTactcctcgtcgtcctcgctAACCTTCTTCTTACGAGCCTTCTTTGTGTGAACTGCTGTATCCCAGCCATCGCCGTCATCAATTCCGAGCGCTTCAATAGTCGCGTGCGAGAGCTTCGTAGCGTTGTCGGACTGAGTCTTCCCACCAATGAAGCCCGAGCAGTTAGGCTCGCCGCAGTAACAGGGCTGAGGGTCCGCTCCATAGCGATCGACATTGTAGTTGAAAACCAGCTCCTCGCCTGCCTTGACTTTTCGCTCGGCAAAGATGCCCATGCGCAGCTTGTCGCCAACCACCCATTTGTCCACGAAACAATTAGGGTTGCAAGAATGGTTGCAGAAACGCCCGAGGTTGCCCTTTTTGGTCGCATCCACGAACTCGCCTTTTGTCAAGGACATGAAGTAGAAGTGCTTAATGCCCTCCTGATCGTACTGGATCATGCGACGACGGAACGTCCGCTCGTCTATAACCTCGCCAATGTATTCGAATATGAAGTCTCCGGGCGCAAGGTCTTTGTTGGCTCGCAACCCAAAGCCCTTCTTCTCTGTCTTGATGACTGTAACATCGGCGTATTGCTTGCGTTGGAAACGTTGGTTCTGGCACTTCCGTCCGCAGCTGCAATCGCCCACACACTCCATTTTGGTGGCGCGATTGATGCAGTCGGAGTCTTCGCCGCAGGCATGGTTTCGTTTTTCAACCACATCTGTTGCCAATATCGTCAGCGTCTCGCCAAGATGCAAAATCAACCGTGAAAAAACCTACCCCACTCTTCGCTACAGTCACATTCTAGGGCTGGGTCGGTTGTGCCGATGTATTTGTTCGAGTACGTGCATTCCGGAAGAACAACGAACGTATCCTTGGCTGCCCCGGTGGAGTCTGGAAGATCGAGGTAGAGCGGTGGCGGGCGCGAAACGACCTTCTGTGAGGCGCTACGGGAGAGCTTGAGGGCTTTGCCCCCTGGCCCAGGCTCCATCTTCAGCACAATATCCCCTCCAACCACCTCCTCTTTGGTGCTGTCGGCCGGTGACGACGCTTCGGAGTCGTGCTTTGGCATGGGCGACTGGGACTTTGATCGAGAGGACTTGAGCCGGGACGGGACTGCAGAAGGGGTCGGGGCGTCTACGTCCTCTGCCTTTACTTGTATGCCGTCGCTCTCACCCGCGCTGAAGGTAGCGCCTTCCTCTAGCTTCATGTCGCGCAACTCGGGCCCGAGCCGCGCTGTCTTCTTCTCTCCTTCACTGTCCGACATGATGAGCGACCGTGGCTGCGAGGGGTGTGGGGGACGAGCTGGAGGTGGAGAGTGAGGAGTTCTGGTCCTGGAAAATCAGACGCTAGTGCTTCTACACCACAGAAGCAAGTGTGCGCTCTTTCACTGCATAGCAGCCTGCACGCAGGTAAACAAACGGAAGTGCACTGACGCTGTCCACCCCAGGCTGAAGAATTGCTGGGCGGGTGCGTCTAGAAACACGATGGGCTCGAGATTGACCGGGGGCAAATCTTCGCTCCCCTTGCTGGCGTAGGTCTCCAAGTCGAATCCTcctatatgcctctacactgGAATCGCATGTCGCGCGCGACAACGGTAGTACTGAAAGGAGAGCGCTTGCGGTAGGGGTTGGAAGGTGGAGCTGTCGACATGGATGTGCACGATTCGTGATGGTCGATCGAGGCTTGAGGCGCGGTAGACTCTTCCCTGTGGTCGTGGCGCAAAGGAGCGCGCCCTGTAGTTGGCAATCGCAGTAAAGCTTTGCTTCGGCTGATATATCGCGGCCCGTTGCGCAGGCTGTTAGGCTGTGCGGCTGTGAGGCTGTGAGCACACGACGGCACCGTGTCGTACTGGTTGAAGGTGCTGTTCGCAGCCACCCTAATTCAGCTAAAGCCGAGGCGCGCTCTTTCCGGCTTTTTGCAGCCCATTTTCAACTTGATGCTTCTCACATGAGGCCAGCAATTGGCCGCACCGGCTACCCCATTGCTCTTCGGTGTCTTGTCGTCCATGTGTTCCCTTACATGGGGCGGTCTGGTAAAAACCAAGCATTGGCAATCTGTTGGAGGCTACTACAGACGAATGAGCACACTGACTATATGTCAGAACAGCGGATACTTGTGAATACTTGAGCACATTGCTCTGTGCCTCCCCGCTCAGTTGTAAGAAATATTTTGTTATCTACCTCTATAAATCCCAAACCCCCTTCTTCTGAGTCAGATTCAGGACATACGCAGCATCGAAGGTTCACTGTTCTTAGCACCAGTGGTCACTGTTATGTGAACGACCTCTGCAGCGCGATCCATGGAATCACAAGTCGTCCAAGTCTATTTGCTGCGATCATAGAGACATGTGCAGGCAGATGATGTCTTGATCTTGAACGGAGACCACCAAAACAGCGAATCCCTACAGAAGTAGCACAGTGGACCTGGATGCTGGTAGCAACCTTGCTTCTAGCAACACTTGTAGAACATACATGAACAAAGGGAGGTTGCAGCTAGAGGGAAACTGTGTCTTGCCGATTGAGCACTGCATCGCCTGTTTGGCGCAATCCATGGATATTCAAAGGAGCTGTCCTAATACGATGACCCATTGAACAGGCACATTCCCTTTGTGGGACGCTGTTACCAGGCGTATCCTCCGCCCTCATCGTTAGCTTCGTCGTTACCGTTCCACTCATCGTCGCCGCTGGGTTCAGCGTCAAGAAAGTCGGCTTCCGCGTAGATCTCTTCTCGTGGTCGGAAGTTGTCAATGCGGAAGATCACCGTGTGACAGCGACCCTGTACAAAAGAgactttttcttcttctgcttcgtGTTCTGAGTCTGAGTCTTCTGACTCCTCGTCGTAGCTTGCATTTACCTTGGCTCGTGAGCGAAGGCGCGTCGAACCCCACTGCTGGTCCTGCTTCTTGCGTCTAGACAGGAGCGGTGCATCGCTGTCGCTCTCTTCTGTAGCTTGAGTTTTTGTGAGCTCTTCTGACACTCCTTCGATGAAAGAATCAACCTTTTCTTCCTCTTCAATCTGCGATTCCTGGGTTCGCAGTGAATTCTGCCCCTCTTTCCACAGCCTGTAAGCTTTGAGCGACGCGAGGTGAGGATTTGGAGGCTCCCACTTCCTGGCGAATACTGTCTGAAAAGTTGCGGTCCACTTGCTCCTGAATTTTGCACGCTGTCGCCAATCAGTATCGACCATGGCAATAATTGTAAGATCCTGCAAGTTGAGCAG
This window contains:
- a CDS encoding proteasome regulatory particle subunit is translated as MPATTAETLSLVTRTVSVAPLVLLSAADHYGRQAKGTRKRVVGVLLGQNDGTNVRVSNSFAVPFEEDEKDPSVWFLDHNYVESMNDMFKKINAREKLIGWYHTGPKLRASDLEVNELFKRYTPNPLLVIIDVQPKEVGVPTDAYFAVEEIKDDGTTTSKTFVHTPSIIEAEEAEEIGVEHLLRDIRDVAVGTLSTRITSQLQSLQGLHLRLRDIGQYLQKVLDEDLPVNHAILGNLQDVFNLLPNLSTPKPTPVGGAANGVGAAAGAAGAIDNGELARAMSVKTNDQLMAIYLSSLIRAITAFHDLIENKIQNKQQAEDKEAKQDEGKDGDKDKKADGVNGEAKEGDKSKEKGKDEKKKP
- a CDS encoding [Histone H3]-lysine(4) N-trimethyltransferase, which produces MSDSEGEKKTARLGPELRDMKLEEGATFSAGESDGIQVKAEDVDAPTPSAVPSRLKSSRSKSQSPMPKHDSEASSPADSTKEEVVGGDIVLKMEPGPGGKALKLSRSASQKVVSRPPPLYLDLPDSTGAAKDTFVVLPECTYSNKYIGTTDPALECDCSEEWDVVEKRNHACGEDSDCINRATKMECVGDCSCGRKCQNQRFQRKQYADVTVIKTEKKGFGLRANKDLAPGDFIFEYIGEVIDERTFRRRMIQYDQEGIKHFYFMSLTKGEFVDATKKGNLGRFCNHSCNPNCFVDKWVVGDKLRMGIFAERKVKAGEELVFNYNVDRYGADPQPCYCGEPNCSGFIGGKTQSDNATKLSHATIEALGIDDGDGWDTAVHTKKARKKKVSEDDEEYVNDLQPRSLEDDGVPKVMAALRQCTEKWIAVKLLSRIQQSDSDKVGHRIIRMHGYETFKKTLTTWMDDFNVVMQVLDILHKLPRITRNKIQDSKIEEAVEKLKSCGDERVEESAEKLLAAWSKLEIAYRIPRMKRDPNASTPLRTENHFERRERGRERSRSRSKSPSTTAAPKGPANLNAPSGPRVVNAPRGPASGFFQGPRPAPRSRPFNPLPPGWFQANSDNGSTYYYNSSGTTQWQRPTMPANQPPPPPPKSKTDTQLLQDIISSITANVTPTVPSDSTTPQPAADESKDRKHKSEKWRSLPQEKQERIYEATLSPHVMSVAAHYRKKLEKDDLKRLSKEVAKKLVRGDYKSRRVKDPAAKLSSKHEKTVKNYVKDFMDKAVKKKEERGKAKAARVDAAQDDKGATPDTPQIDMDDPCEAMAEVDVSPNDSSSELKRKREDEADSSPRNIRLRTDEPPAPPPPPPPPVGDMPMELDESDATPLDDGSMGSFTEGTPSNSKLTLRAGGQPSPMQFATPPTNGAGDNRINGSSSLR